A region of Candidatus Methylomirabilota bacterium DNA encodes the following proteins:
- a CDS encoding glucose 1-dehydrogenase, with product MGEDVYSTVMSKVALVTGGSRGIGRSIAETLAAAGYAVVVNFASRWRDADATAAAITAGGGTAVALQADVSDAAAVARMFAAVDERFGRLDALVNNAGIGRRVDRLTDIDDETWRRTLAVNLDGAFFCMRAAIPRLQAAGGGRIVNISSGAAHTGGAIGAHYAASKAGMLALTVKAARELAREGIAVNAVLPSVIETEMLDAVAPDAAARARVLAQFPIGRFGRPEEVARVVRFLVAEAPDYLTGEFISLRGGRL from the coding sequence ATGGGCGAAGACGTATACTCGACGGTCATGAGCAAGGTGGCGCTGGTGACCGGAGGCTCGCGCGGTATCGGGCGAAGCATCGCCGAGACCCTGGCCGCAGCCGGGTATGCCGTCGTAGTCAACTTCGCGTCGCGCTGGAGGGATGCCGACGCCACAGCGGCCGCCATCACCGCCGGGGGCGGGACGGCGGTCGCCTTGCAGGCGGACGTCAGCGACGCCGCGGCTGTGGCGCGGATGTTCGCGGCCGTCGACGAGCGATTCGGTCGCCTCGACGCCCTGGTGAACAACGCCGGGATCGGCCGGCGGGTCGATCGGCTGACCGACATCGACGACGAGACCTGGCGGCGCACGCTGGCCGTGAATCTGGACGGCGCATTCTTCTGCATGCGCGCCGCCATTCCGCGGCTCCAGGCGGCCGGTGGAGGACGGATCGTGAACATCTCTTCGGGCGCGGCGCACACGGGCGGGGCCATCGGCGCGCACTACGCGGCCAGCAAGGCGGGAATGCTCGCGCTCACGGTCAAGGCGGCCCGCGAGCTGGCCCGCGAGGGGATCGCGGTCAACGCGGTGCTGCCGTCGGTCATCGAGACCGAGATGCTGGATGCGGTCGCCCCCGATGCCGCGGCGCGCGCGCGTGTGTTGGCCCAGTTCCCCATCGGGCGCTTCGGCAGGCCGGAGGAAGTCGCCCGTGTGGTACGGTTCCTCGTTGCCGAGGCGCCCGATTACCTCACCGGCGAGTTCATCAGCCTGCGAGGCGGTCGGCTTTGA
- a CDS encoding pyridoxamine 5'-phosphate oxidase family protein translates to MSRRAEIAMSPEELRAFLDQKLTLTCATIGSNGRPHLMPLWYIRQGDVIACWTYGASQKVKNLERLPQATVQVEAGTTYQELRGAMLDCDVEIVRGREAILDIGVALAYRYGQAPAGAAPELVRAGAEKSGAKRVGLRFRPTRIVSWDHRKLGGGY, encoded by the coding sequence ATGTCACGCCGTGCCGAGATCGCCATGTCACCCGAGGAGCTGCGCGCCTTTCTCGACCAGAAGCTCACGCTGACCTGCGCCACCATCGGGTCCAATGGCCGGCCGCACCTCATGCCGCTCTGGTACATCCGCCAGGGCGATGTGATCGCCTGCTGGACCTACGGCGCCTCCCAGAAAGTGAAGAATCTCGAGCGGCTTCCCCAGGCAACCGTGCAGGTGGAGGCGGGAACGACATACCAAGAGCTGCGCGGCGCCATGCTCGACTGCGACGTGGAGATCGTCCGCGGCCGCGAGGCCATCCTCGACATCGGCGTAGCGCTGGCCTACCGCTACGGGCAGGCTCCCGCCGGCGCAGCGCCCGAGTTGGTCCGGGCGGGGGCCGAGAAGAGCGGGGCCAAGCGCGTGGGCCTGCGCTTCCGCCCCACGCGCATCGTCTCGTGGGATCACCGCAAGCTTGGCGGTGGCTACTAG
- a CDS encoding NADPH:quinone reductase: protein MKAIRVSEYGGPSVLKVEEVSTPQPGPNQVLVRNHAVGVNPVDTYLRANTDKRGPKLPYTPGADAAGVVEAVGPGVTAVKVGDRVYVGGTVSGAYAEFCLCDQGQVHPLPANASFAQGAAMNVPYATAYHALFHRAHAEAGETVLVHGASGGVGIGAVQLARARGLTVIGTAGTERGRRMVLEQGAHHVLDHGAPGYLDECVRLTGGQGPAIIMEMLANANLQKDLGVIAMRGRIVVIGNRGTVEINARLAMNKDAAILGMALYHASPLQLAGIHAALVEGLRNGTLRPVIAQELPLAQAARSHEAVMEPGHHGKIVLVP from the coding sequence ATGAAGGCGATCCGCGTCTCCGAGTACGGCGGCCCCTCCGTCTTGAAGGTGGAGGAGGTGTCGACGCCCCAGCCGGGGCCGAACCAGGTCCTCGTGCGCAACCACGCCGTCGGCGTGAACCCCGTGGACACCTACCTGCGCGCGAACACCGACAAACGCGGGCCCAAGCTGCCCTATACGCCGGGCGCGGATGCGGCGGGGGTTGTGGAGGCGGTCGGCCCCGGGGTAACGGCCGTGAAGGTCGGCGATCGCGTCTACGTGGGCGGTACGGTGAGCGGCGCCTACGCCGAGTTCTGCCTCTGCGACCAGGGCCAGGTGCATCCCTTGCCCGCCAACGCCAGCTTCGCGCAGGGGGCGGCGATGAACGTCCCCTACGCCACGGCCTACCACGCGCTCTTCCATCGCGCGCACGCCGAGGCGGGCGAGACCGTCCTCGTCCACGGCGCCAGCGGCGGCGTGGGCATCGGCGCCGTGCAGCTTGCGCGCGCGCGCGGCCTCACCGTGATCGGGACCGCGGGCACCGAGCGGGGCCGGCGCATGGTGCTCGAGCAGGGCGCCCACCACGTGCTCGACCACGGCGCCCCGGGCTACCTCGACGAGTGCGTCCGGCTCACCGGCGGGCAGGGGCCGGCCATCATCATGGAGATGCTGGCCAACGCAAATCTCCAGAAGGACCTCGGCGTCATCGCCATGCGCGGGCGCATCGTCGTCATCGGCAACCGCGGCACGGTCGAGATCAACGCCCGCCTGGCCATGAACAAGGACGCGGCCATCCTGGGCATGGCGCTCTACCACGCCAGCCCGCTCCAGCTCGCCGGCATCCACGCCGCCCTCGTGGAGGGACTGCGCAACGGCACCCTCCGCCCGGTCATCGCCCA
- a CDS encoding carbohydrate ABC transporter permease, translating into MRSRRGIVTALLVACAILWLLPALWVLVTSLKPTANIIRVPPEWIPWPATLAHYGEVLFSSSRTARIGRAFLNSTIVSLGSVVVVLFASATTAYPLARMRFPGRDVIFALLVGSLMIPNAVLLVPQYILTQRLGWLSTYQGLIVPEAAMTFAFGVFLLRQFFLTLPTELEDAARIDGAGPWRIFTRIILPLSQPVLGALAIFAFRSAWNDFLWPLIAVNKPEMFPLPVALALLRSAYSSESYGPIMAGATLSALPLLIVFLVANRRIVEGVRVSGLKG; encoded by the coding sequence ATGCGCTCGCGCCGTGGAATAGTGACCGCGCTCTTGGTCGCCTGCGCGATCCTGTGGCTCTTGCCCGCCCTCTGGGTCCTGGTCACCTCGCTCAAGCCCACCGCGAACATCATCCGCGTCCCGCCGGAGTGGATCCCGTGGCCCGCGACGCTCGCACACTACGGCGAGGTTCTCTTCAGCAGCTCGCGGACCGCGCGCATCGGCCGCGCGTTTCTCAACAGCACGATCGTGTCGCTGGGCTCGGTCGTTGTCGTATTGTTCGCGAGCGCCACGACGGCCTACCCGCTGGCGCGGATGCGCTTCCCCGGCCGCGACGTGATCTTCGCGCTGCTGGTGGGAAGCCTCATGATCCCGAACGCCGTCCTCCTCGTGCCGCAGTACATCCTGACGCAGCGCCTGGGCTGGCTGAGCACGTACCAGGGGCTGATCGTCCCGGAGGCCGCGATGACCTTCGCATTCGGGGTCTTTCTCCTCCGCCAGTTCTTCCTCACGCTGCCGACCGAGCTGGAGGACGCGGCGCGGATCGACGGCGCCGGCCCATGGCGGATCTTCACGCGTATCATCCTGCCGCTCTCCCAGCCGGTGCTCGGCGCGCTGGCCATCTTCGCGTTTCGATCGGCCTGGAACGACTTCCTCTGGCCGCTCATCGCGGTGAACAAGCCTGAGATGTTCCCGCTGCCCGTCGCGCTGGCGCTACTCCGGAGCGCTTACAGCTCCGAGTCGTACGGTCCCATCATGGCGGGCGCCACGCTGAGCGCCTTGCCGCTTCTCATCGTGTTCCTGGTCGCGAACCGGCGCATCGTCGAAGGCGTGCGGGTGAGCGGTCTCAAAGGCTAG
- a CDS encoding GNAT family N-acetyltransferase, protein MAQVTIRQLTVVDRGAAVDVINTAARWYRDFLPPDELHESEMTAAQWDDEARRLTWYGGFLDGVLVAVMGLEYARDAALLRHAYILPEHQHHGIGLRLAEHLESVARRDGAALGIRRIIVGTYARNYKARGALEKAGYRLSEDSGAILREYFAIPEDRLRASVTYEKPT, encoded by the coding sequence GTGGCCCAGGTGACAATCCGCCAGCTGACAGTCGTCGACCGGGGCGCCGCGGTAGACGTGATCAACACCGCCGCGCGCTGGTACCGGGACTTCCTCCCGCCCGATGAGCTCCACGAGTCGGAGATGACGGCTGCCCAGTGGGATGACGAAGCCCGGCGCCTCACCTGGTACGGCGGATTCCTGGACGGCGTCCTGGTCGCCGTGATGGGGCTCGAGTATGCCCGCGACGCGGCGCTCCTGCGCCACGCCTACATCTTGCCGGAGCACCAGCACCACGGCATCGGGCTACGCCTGGCCGAGCACCTGGAGAGCGTGGCGCGGCGGGACGGCGCGGCGCTCGGTATCCGCCGGATCATCGTGGGGACCTACGCGCGGAACTACAAGGCCCGGGGCGCGCTGGAGAAGGCGGGCTACCGCCTCTCGGAGGACTCCGGGGCGATCCTGCGCGAGTACTTCGCCATCCCGGAAGACCGGCTCCGCGCCTCTGTCACCTACGAAAAGCCCACCTAA